From Zea mays cultivar B73 chromosome 3, Zm-B73-REFERENCE-NAM-5.0, whole genome shotgun sequence:
CCTAACTATTGTTGTTGCCGCCGGCAAAATCAATGCGAGTTCGATAAGATGATACAACAAAGGAAAATATGTATGTCTGTCAGTTTAAAGTTTATTAAAACATCTTCTCAGCGAGGTTACTAAGATCATTGTACGCGTCAAAACGTTTATCGTTTCTGGATTTAACAATGAATATTTCAAGGTCACGCCTTAACTTTATGCAATCACAGTCACTGAAATGTTCTCTATAAATCTTAGCAAGTTCCCTGTGAGTCCGTCCCTAGATATAGGACTGCATGCTCATGTTGATCTTTTTCTAAAAAACTAGGCAACCGGTGCGTATATTCAATCAGAACAGTACCTAGGTCCAAAGTTCTCTCTTTGACGTGGCGCCCAAAATACGTCTTGACAAAAAAAACACGTATGTCTTCCATCTCTGCTTGACTTGTGCCTGTCACGAGAAAATTTACTGCACAGACACTAATCCAACGTAATGTTGTAATAGGGAGTAGCGCGAGGGACTGTAACTCCGACGTAGAACAACTCAAACCACTTACACAAACATGCGTGACTTGTAATGGCGTTTAAAAACGGCAGTGCTTCATGTCTGTCGTGGAGCGCACCTGCTTGTTTTAACCTTTTTATCACAGTCCACCACGAGATATACAAACTACGGTAATACgagtagggctggaaacgagccgagccgagctcggctcggctcgcctaTTTCACGAGCTAGGAAGagagaggctcggctcggctcggctcgcgagccacaccctgatatatataattgcattatctagtgaattattagtatataaatataaatatatagaTATCATTTATCATTATAAGTAATCTAAATTATTAATTGTCATATATTTATCATGAAACGTTAAGAAATAAACTGACTATCTATAAAATTATCCAATATCCATTATTATTGTACATATTAAGTAATTTGGCAAAGCTCGCGAGCCGACTTGGCTCGGCTCGCTAGAGCAACGAGCTCAAAACACTGGCTCGGCTTGGctcgctcgaggctcgcgagccgctccgctccgagccgagccgctccgagctcgagccggctcacGAGCCTCGAGCTTATTTTCCAGCCCTAAATACGAGTGCAGATAAATAAGGCCCTGTTTGAAAGCGCccaattttttaaaaaaactggTTTATAAAATTGAGCTGGTTCTAAAAATGCTAGTTTATAACTCAATTTATAGGAATTAGATTCTTAGCTTCCTTAAAATCAAGAAGCTGGTATCTACTAACTAAAAGGTACCAACTGCTTTATTAAAAACTGAGTTACTTTCAAACAGGATCTAAGAGAGGAAACATATAAATTAACGGCAGTTTGTTTTTGGTATGCTGCACCTCATACGTCTCATTCGTATTTTATTCTGGTATCCCGTGGTATAATAGGTCCTTTGATAAGGCTCCTATACCAGCTTCTTCATGGGCTTTATTAGGGTCGGAGCCGCATGAAACACGGCACGAGCGGAAAAACATTTTGTACATAAAAACAGATCATAATTTACAATTTAACACTAATTTATTTTTTTCTATTTATATGGATTAACAGATGATTGGTTGTGAGGGGCTCAAGAGATTTTATTTGCATGACGGATGCAAAGATTATTTTTTCCCCACGAGCAAGCAGCACTTGTGGCGTCCACCCGGAAGAGCGCCACTGCGCGAGCAAACACAAAAATACAAATGAACGATCGCCTCTAATCTGGAAGAGATAGACTTATCCAAAAGAAACTGCCGTAGCGTTAATTATAATAGAAAGAAAGCGGTGGATATACTAGAATTACCTACCTACCCGCGTCCAAAAGCAGTATACCGCCAAAGAAAAGCAGCGGCAGGACAGGACTGCCTAGATTCGTGAAGGCTACCAAACCCAACTCACAGTTCCAAGTTCCAACCCGCAAACCAAACATCGCCGTGCATATTGCATACTGCCCTCCCCCCGCCATCTGCATGTGTCCAAAACAGAGGCGCCACCGCCAGCCCGCAGCCGCAGCTCCCAGCcttccaccccaccccaggtttccAGAACCTACAGGAAGCATGGCGGGCCGAACCCGACCCGACCCAACCCAACCCGGGACGCAGATGGGGCCAGTGTCTTGCCGGGGCACCAAAGTATCGTACCATGCCGTCCCCCCGCACCTCCCGCCCGACGTGTCCCGAAGCGGGCGCCCCACCCCCACGCTCTCCACATCGCGCTCCGCATGCCTGACACCTTCCCTCCACGCGTCCGCCACTCACGCGATCCTTGGCGCTTCCGCGTTCCCCTCATCTCACTGACCGCGGGCCACCCCAAAATCGTGGGTGCCCGGACTTGACGCGGCGTTACCTTATCGGGGACCCCGTCGTTTGCCTCACCCCTAGTTAGCTAACCGCGGTCGGCTCGCGGCCCGAGGGTACGACCATGGTTAGCAGGCAGCTTTATAAGCGAGCAGCCCTTCGGCCTGGTGTCCCTCGTCCCCAGCCCGCGCACTGCCCCCGGTCTCTCTCTCTCAACACACCGATAAGCCCAGTCCACCGGATCTCCCGTAGTCCAGAGACTGAGTTGAAGGAAGGAAGCCATGATGATGATGGGCGAAGGCGTGAGCATGCCGCCGTGGTCCCACCACGTCCCTGTGAGCGGCGTCGACGAAGGCGACGAGATGACGCCGTACCTGCTCGCGGCGCTGCGCCAGTACCTGCCGTGCAACGACGCCGGCGCCGAGGCCGAGGAGgatgaggcggcggcggcggccgccgccATGGCGGCGGGCGTGGACGGCTACGGCTGCGACGAGTTCCGCATGTACGAGTTCAAGGTCCGGCGGTGCGCGCGCGCGCGCAGCCACGACTGGACCGAGTGCCCCTTCGCGCACCCGGGGGAGAAGGCGCGGCGCCGCGACCCGCGCAAGTACCACTACTCCGGCGCCGCCTGCCCGGACTTCCGCAAGGGCGGGTGCAAGCGCGGCGACGGCTGCGACATGGCGCACGGCGTCTTCGAGTGCTGGCTCCACCCGGCGCGCTACCGCACCCAGCCCTGCAAGGACGGCACGGCCTGCCGCCGCCGGGTCTGCTTCTTCGCGCACACCGCGGACCAGCTGCGCGTGCTCCCGCCCACGCCTCAGCAGCAGTCCAGCCCCAGGGGCGCCGCCTGCTCTTCCCCGCTCGCCGAGTCCTACGACGGCTCCCCGCTCCGGCGCCAGGCGTTCGAGAGCTACCTCACCAAGAGCATCATGTGCTCGTCGCCGACCAGCACCCTCCTGTCGCCGCCCAAGTCGCCCCCGTCGGAGTCCCCGCCATTGTCGCCCGACTTCCGCCGTGGGTGCTGGCCGGGCGCCGGGTCCCCCGTCAACGACGTGCTCGCCTCGCTCCGCCAGCTCCGCCTCAGCAGGGCCAACTCGTCCCCGTCGGGCGGCTGGTGCGGCTACCCTGCATCCGCGGTCGCGTACGGATCGCCTACGGGGGGCGCGCTCTACGGCCTGTCCTCCACCCCGAGGGCCACCGCCGCATCCTGCTACATGGCCAACCTGGACCCTCTCGACGTCAGCTTCGGCGGCGACGACGAGCCCGTGGAGAGGGTGGAGTCCGGCCGCGCCCTCCGCGCGAAGGTGTTCGAGCGGCTTAGCAGGGAGGGCGCTGTTTCCGGCGACGCCGGTGGCCCCGACGTCGGTTGGGTCTCCGACCTCATCAACTGAGCGCGGCGGCGGCAGTGGCAATAACAATGGGCACGGAGAAAGGTGATGGTGAGCCGTAACGGAGAAGGATGGTACGGAGTATCCAAAAAAAAAATATTTCCCTATATTTAATTTCGTTCCTCAGTTAATTCCGATAATCCCCGTGTACATATCTATCACCCTGTGAATATTCTCAGTTGGTAAGAGGGAGGATGCTAGGTGGTGGAAGTGGAAGGAGGGGTGGATTTGTTTTGGGGTTCTTGAGGGTAGTAGAAAATATccaagaaaaatagaaaaaaaaagtgTACAGCAGATGCAGTAGCGCGGTGGCGGTGGTTGTGTCCCTCTTCTGTGCATAGGGTTAGGGTGTTGGTGGCGAAGCATGGCGGGGGCTGATGTGACGACGAAGGCGGGCCGGATTTCCACCACGGCTTGGTATTTCTGTGATTCCGGAACATGGTAGTTTGATGTTGTTTTTTTTAAGTTAGTGGACTAGTTGGCGATTGCAACCTGCTTGTGGATTACTCTCCCATTTTGTTATGTAATCTGTTAAGACATCAGCATTCCCTACAGCATATTTTGTGTACCTACGTCTTAGTAGTTGCCGAAATCTCAATCAAAATCACCCGCTATTGGAGGTGAATTTCCCATGTAATCTTCTGCTCATGTAAATGGTTTTCTTTTTAATGAATCGATGTTTATCGCCCTAATGATCGATGTGTTTTGTCGTCTTCTGCGCGACTGCGCGCCCAGTGTTGTGACTTGGAGTGGATCGTGGATCCGCTGCCAGCTGCCTCCGTTTGGATTGGGCCGGATGTCGGGGCCGGGCGAGACCGCGCGAGTGGATCTTGCGAATGGTGCGGGAAAGTGACGCAGGAGCTTGCAAGTGGCGATGGTTGGAACAGTGTCGGCGATGTGGCCTTCGGAGCTTCCGCGAGCGCGACCGGCGGGTGCCGCGGCACGGGAGTCGCCCGGTCGTTTTCGCCCGCGGCGGAGGGAGGAAGAAAGGGAGGCGTCGCACGGCCGCGGGTCTCGTCGCTGTCGGGGTCGCCGCTGCACATGCGCCGCGCTACGCTGCTGCTGCTGATGGTCCCTCGGGCCCTCCGGTCGCCATTGAAACCGGGGTGGTTCGTCGCTAGTGAGTTCAGCAGAGCGTAGCACACGCGTCGTTCTGATGTGTTCGGAGGTGCCCACGCCACGCGTACATGCTCGCGGCCTGAACCAGTACCCCCGCATACGTCTTGCGGACCGTGTGCGGTAGAGCGGCAGTGCGTTTACTGGAGTAGTAGGACCGCGATGGCCGGCGGTGGCGCATGGTTGTCGCCGTCGTCGGAGCCAGGGATCGGCGGGCCCGGCGATGGGGACGAAGCAGGGTGGGGGGTGGTGGTGGACGTCGCGTCGGCCAGATCTAAACGCGCGCGGCAGGCATTGGGCAAAGGCCGAGGGGAGAGCAATAATGGCCAACAACGAGGCGCAAGCGCAACGCTCCCGGTCCCGACGGCCCGGCTTGTCCTGCCTCCGTTTGACGCGACGTCTGGATCGCGGCGACTTTTCTCCCGTCCTCCGGCACGCACGCCGGCCGGGCGCACAGTGCGTGCACTGTTTCTACTTTCTAGTTGGCGTGGCCACCGCTCCTCCGTCTCTCTAGCTTGTAGACGGTGCAATGCGCGTAGTGGGGGGCTGTAGGAGGCCTAGCTGCTAGCTATTACTCAACCTGTTCGGTTCACTGCATCCTCGTCTGGGGATGCGACGCGAATGCGATCGATGTGCGTTGCCTGGCCGGAGTGGAGCAAGGTGTTGTGTGGGCCTGGGGCTCGCGGTGGCGTGTCATGTGTGGAGCATCCTGTCCGGTTCCAAGAGACAGGATGGCCTGGTTTGTAGCTTTACCATCTCCGGCTCCTCTCTCCCCCGGGCTGCCGCCGCACCCCGTGGTCCTCCGATTTCGTGACCGGATGCGGACGCAGACGCAGAGGatctatatcatggatacaatacAGGCAGCAGAGCAGAGGCCGGCTACAACCCCGTGCACTCGTTATTACGATACGATGTGAATGACAtgtacaagtgtagacatcagacTACAGCCCGTACAGGAGAAAGCTAGTGCAGCGAGAAGCCATGGACCACCGGACGCTCTACGCAACTTGGTCGGCGACGGCCGGAGACGGGATGGATATGCGTACACACGTTACGTACTTGTGGCGAACTGCAGCAGCTCCGACGGCCTGTAGGCTGTAGCTTCCCCTCTCTCGCACGTAGGCCTGCAAATGGGTGGGTGTAAATGGGTATTTTAGGTGGGTTTAATAAATGGTTTTGTTTTGGTGGGTTGTGATGAGTTTTAATTATTAACGGGTTGGGTTGGGTGGGTTATTTTATATTGCGGGTCAAAATGGTTGATACCCATGGGTATAGATGGATTTGTATAGGTATGAGTTTCCATGGGTATTCACCAATTAGACTACCACCCTAATCAGTACTATTTTATTTCAGGTTTAGAGAAGTCACACACAGCACACTATACTATATCATTTtatcagtaccattttatttgaagatgtgaccaactataaagttgcataattttttgagatctacaaattcaattttaatagtttctacatccgagaccgtttacaaaatttgaattttaaatttgaaaacttcacacgaatttttcaatgataagatgatttcaaatataaaagttgataattacaaagtttcattacatttcaagacctacaacttttattttggtggttttttcatccgatgtagtttgaaaaattcaaatttcaaaattcaaacatagttttgcatgacaagatgatttcaaaccaaaacattgtcaactacaaagtttcataactcttcaatacctacaactttcatgttggtggttttttctttcgaggttgttttcaaaattcaaattttaaattttttaaattcagacatagttttcgttgacaatatgacttcaaatgaaaaagttgtcaactacaaacttctataacttttcaagatctacaaagtttattttggttgtttgatcatttgttcatctcacatgatagttctaacaatatgcacaaattctatacatatctctcgtagttccataaactacgagagagatataggttttatgaacaaatttaattttagtttgtcatatgaagaaatattcaaaatataaaatgtacatcatgatgagttatacaaatttgtacttgaaaaccttttcatttgaattaatttactgctttaaaatgtgatttttaaattttcTTCCATGGATTTtccatgggtttccacccaattGCGGGTTGGTTTGGGATCAATAATGTTATTGGATGGGTTGGGTTTAACTTCCTTCTGTTATTTTTGGTTGGGTGTGGGATGGATATCAAAGTAATTAGATTTGGGTATCCAATAACATTATTGATCCCAAATCTAATTACTTTGATATCCATCCCACACCCAACCAAAAATAACAGATGGATTTTTTTGCCAATAACAGATGGCTCTGTTCCAATAACAGATGGATTTTTTGCCGAGTCGCACGCACCACAACCATATGTTTGGCCTCGCCCGGGAACGTGCTTGTCGGGGCCTTCTGTTCTGTCTGCGCATCAGCCTCAGGTAATTTGCAATGCAGGGCTCCTGCTGGAGGCCACGAGCAAGCAGCAGATCTTACGTCTCCAGTCCAGATCAGCAGCGCATGAGTAGCGGCCGTGAGGAACTGAATCCGGCTTGCCGCTAGATATCCGACAGGCTACAGGCCCGGGGCCGCGCTGGTGGGCGGGTGTGGCTCCTATCCTCTGCAGCGCTGGGCGGACGCCGGACGGGCAGGCAGGCAGGACCGCGTCCGCGTGTAGCGAAGGCGAGGCGATTGCGTGCGCCGGCCTCGACCACGGTGGCCATATATCCTCCCACATGGCCGCGTGCATGCATCCACTGATCCGCGGGCGACACGACAGGCACGTCGCCGTCACGCGAGGAAACCGAAATCTACAGGACAGCATTGCTTTCTCGGGCCGCCACGCCGCGCAACCCTCTGATGACTCCGAGTAGGCGAGTAGTAGAGTGTGAGTGTCGTGCTGTTCATTTCCTTGCAACAGGCAGCTTGTAGGGCCGGGGGACGTAGGGTGGTCACGATAAAGAAGAAAGCCGTGCTGTGTACGGATAGCCTTTTCTCCGGCTCTGGGAGCAGAgcagagccgagccgagccggggACGACGGCGACACGACATATCGGATGGCGGTCGCGAGCAAAACGGGACCGCCGGCGAGGTGGATAGAAAGCGCCGGTACCTTCGTAAACGAGAGGGAACGGACAAAACCGACGCCGACGCGCAACTTTATCACGGAACGGGTTAGGCCGCCCCGTCGGCGCCCGGAAAATATCTCGTTTGCTCCCACTCGATCGCGCTGCGCTTGCGCTTGCGTTGCGCCTGCCCGCCCGGCATCCGGCACTCCGGCAGTACTTCCCTAGCGCTGGCGGGACCCGCTCTGCAGTGGGCTGGGGCTGGGCCTGGACGCTCCCTGTACGGAACACGAGAGGTGCATGCATGGCCTGGCTGGCCTGCCCCTAGGCCCTAGCTCGACCGCTCGGCGTCATCCAGGGAAAAATCAGTGCGGTGCGGATAAGGTTGTGACTTGTGACACCCGGCTGGCGTTTAGCGCTGGTGCATCTCCTGCAGCTGCATGGGCATGGGAATGGGCATGGGCAACGTGTCGTGTGGTGCATGCTACCGTCGCCGCGTACGGCGTCCGTAACGGACAGACGGTACCAGGTACGAGTACGGGCGGGGAGGATGggtacatgcatgcatgcacgcgCTGCCAGTGCCAGTGCCAGTGCAGTGCTGCTGCGCGTGGATAAAAGAGTGCGGTGGCAGCAAAGGCAACGATTGGTACGTGACTGCTGCCCTCCACTGATGTCATGGGCCCAGTCGGATGGGGCACCGGTAGCGGTAGGAAGGAAGACCTTGAACTGAACGGAGACGGAGGCGACCAGGCCGGGCCCAACGAACGGACAAACCTGACAGCCCACTTGGGGCGCATGCATGCCGCTTTGGTTGTATTGAGAGGGAGAGCTAACTCGGACTTGTTTGTATCGGTTTCAGCTGTTTACATAGTGTTTTTATCTCTGTTTATTATTATAGCTTCAGCGCTCTAAAGAGCCGGATTTCAGTTGAGCTGGGCGACTGATGCCTCTGACTCACCAGCGAGCCTCACGTCTGTACACGTAGTACTACACCACATGCTTGCCTCAAACTCAGGTACTCAACAGCGTTGGAGCTCTTCAGGGGTAACACAGTCTCGGCGTTGCCCCTGTCGATGCAGAGGATGGATTTGATTGAGGTCGCTGAAGAGCGAATTGAAGATGCATGGCAGGCCCTTTTAGAAACATGTCTGCGAACTGTTGGGGACATGTAGAGCTCCCATCTCGCCGACGGCCCATCAATCTTCTCCCTGACAAGGTGAATTTTGTATGTCCAGTCCAGATCTACATACTCGGTGCCCTTTGTGAAGCATCGTTAAAAGCATTTCCCAAGCGGCCAAGCCCAGACACCGAAGTAGGCCTCAAATAAAGTAGGCCTATGTGCCGCGGCGAGTTAACACTGCTCTCCACAAACAAAAAGCCTGTGTTCATTGCCAGTCGCCAGTCGCCCGGCCCAACTATACACGTGGACAGCAATTTCTCAAACTTGACACAACATGTCTCTCCAGATCATTTTATTTCGTCTGGAACAAAAGTCGGAATGGGCCAAACCAAACGAGCCCTAACCGTTTTCTCCTACTATATTTTCGCATATAACTCTCAGCATTTTTTTGTTAGAAATATAGGTATTTTCTatgttattttaattccataaattaacattatgatgatgacatataaaagatgattaatcatagaaatcatgatatcaaatatatccataacaatatggatcatcagAACATAAAACACATGAAttatatatatcatataaatataataagcatataaactgacggaacaattgaaaataaacagatagcaacataaacaacATGTCTGTAAAATTAAAgcaaacagatataacatattactaGCATGAACAGACATCAGACATGTAATGATATAATATGATAGAACAGATGAGAtaaattcatggttatatatgaaaCAGTAGAGATggacaacatatataatctatagaacgtaaaacagtaaggagctgaattgatcataccctcccatgcgctccgaggatctagatccttgtccaacttcacttgtcatgCCGTACGGGATGAAGACGCCAGGAACCAGTGAAGAAGACAACGACGGACGTtgtgcagtcgcgtagacgctccccaaaaacctaattgccgatccccgtgCAAGTTCTCGAACGACAAGGGCTTCagtggcacctgccctctcgctcctgtgtgcgcgcagagttacgagatggaaatacccactGTTGCGGCTGGATAGTGATTCTGAAATGGTTCTGTTCTCCTGTACCAAATGACAGGGGTTCTCCCCTACTTATCTTTTCGCGgaaggaagctgaaggagaagggtcacatgCGGCACGCCAAGAGACGGTCAGCTGAAGGATAAGGGTCTCGCATGTAGCTGGCGAAGAGACGGGCAACTAATGAGTGCTAAaaataacacaaccacaccacgcctcgCCCTCTCGCCGCCTACCTGCCACGCCACGCCCGACCCGAGCCCGGCCCGgccagcggcggcggcgcgcgcgcgcgtgtggcacgcacttgtccgtttcttgacttctcaaattaagtggaataattcccaccatataagtcaagccaaagacccttggacttccaatatggtactattagtattctccaccattacacaccatagagtttattcaataaatgggccaagcccataaaagatctaacaatccccaccaaactctagggtttgtaatgatgaagtatcagaatcacaatcctttgatataccagtgtttcgatggagactattaagttgaacatccatctagaataagagtttcactcattcacaactgaacaatggactaagccttgaattgatAGTTTTGTGCAAAATGAGATTCACtccaatcctttgctgatactaggctgtaaAAGGgcattcccgctgtttagaagcatataagtcacactttagTGCCTTTcacgagtatttagggattacccaagtcccatagactatgaccagcagtctgactcatataggtgtactcctcagaagatgttctgtaggacaacatctcaccttaataagactcttggaatacattaaggtaaataccatcatgccttacagataggaaagatgtgcatcagaaatgagttaaaggaagggatctttcctcacaatctactcctagcttgtttcttcactctacttcacgggatctccgatcacatagagcaggttaccactagagtagatttcacatgggtctcatacccatttctctcgatgcacgttttatcacattgcgtgacagacccttagtgaattgatctgccagattatttgatgtgtggacataatccattgTTATAACTCCAGAGTTTTtcagctttctgacagattttaatctcctcttaacatgacttgtagacttcatgttattcctagaactgttaacctttgtaatcaccgtttggttgtcacagttcataaaaaaatagccggtatcggtttttcaactaccggtaaatccaataggaaatcacgaagccactcggcctcagccccagcagtgtctaatgctgtgagttctgcttctattgtagacttcgttaagatagtctgcttgtaaGACTTCcagaaaacagcgccacctctaaacagaaacacatatccgcttgtggcataaagctcatcagcatcagaaatccagttggcatcacaatatccttcc
This genomic window contains:
- the LOC100280461 gene encoding nucleic acid binding protein gives rise to the protein MMMMGEGVSMPPWSHHVPVSGVDEGDEMTPYLLAALRQYLPCNDAGAEAEEDEAAAAAAAMAAGVDGYGCDEFRMYEFKVRRCARARSHDWTECPFAHPGEKARRRDPRKYHYSGAACPDFRKGGCKRGDGCDMAHGVFECWLHPARYRTQPCKDGTACRRRVCFFAHTADQLRVLPPTPQQQSSPRGAACSSPLAESYDGSPLRRQAFESYLTKSIMCSSPTSTLLSPPKSPPSESPPLSPDFRRGCWPGAGSPVNDVLASLRQLRLSRANSSPSGGWCGYPASAVAYGSPTGGALYGLSSTPRATAASCYMANLDPLDVSFGGDDEPVERVESGRALRAKVFERLSREGAVSGDAGGPDVGWVSDLIN